The stretch of DNA AATCGGGCAAGCCGATTACGCAAGCGGTAGGCGCAACAGCGCTCGGCCGCGAGGAGGGGAGGGCGGTGTTCCGAATTGAATCGGGGAAGTACGCGTTCTACGTCGAGTGAACCCGCGTCTTGTCCCGTTGCGACCGTATCGTTACGACCGGTCAGCCGATGCGTTAAAGTAGCGGCATGAAGGTACGTGACAGCGGCATGCCGGAGGAGACGTATTGGGAATCGCTGTTCGATATCCCCGCGATCCTCGCCTGGATGAACCTCGACCACAGGCACTCGGTCGCCGAGCTCGGATGCGGTTTTGGCACGTTCACCATTCCGATCGCCAAAGCGATCGACGGTGTGGTACACGCCTTCGATATCGACCCGGTGATGTTGGCTCGCACCAGCGAGCGAGCGGCGTCGCTTCGGGTCGAGTGCCGGGAGCGAGACGTGCTGGCTGACGGCTTCGGCGTCCGGGCGGACCGGGTGCTGTTGTTCAATATCCTGCACTGCGACCACCCGGTTCGACTGCTGAGGCTGGCGGCGGAGGCGTTGAACTTGGAGGGCCAGATTCACGTCATCCATTGGCAACACCGCGACACCCCCCGTGGCCCGGACTTATCGATACGCCCGGCGCCTCAACAGGTGATCGAATGGGCGAGCGAAGCGGGCCTGTCTCCCGTCGAAGAAGCGCGTGAACTGCCGCCGTGGCACTACGGAATCAAGCTGCGCAATCGTCCGATTTCCTTCTCTGTTGAGACCCCCTGATGCGTCATCGATCTATTGTGAGCATTCGGCTTGCCGCCCTCCTGCTGTTCTTGCTATCGCCGGCGACCCATGCCGAGCCGCCCGCCGCGCCGGGGCGCCGCCTGCTCGCGGCCGACTACAGCACGCGCCGCATTGCGATCATCGACGTCGACGGCGGCGTCGAATGGGAATACCCGATCGAGTCGATCCATGACTTGCAACGGCTCCCCAACGGCCACGTGCTGTTCCAGACAACTTGGACGCGGATCGTCGAGGTCGATCCCCTCAGTGGCGACGTGGTATGGGAGTACGACGCGGCCGAGGCGAACGGCAACCGCGGCAAGCGGGTCGAGGTCCACTCGTTCCAGCGACTGCCGAATGGCGACACGATGATCGCCGAGTCGGGACCGGGGCGGATCATCGAGGTGAACGCGGCCGGCGAGCTCCAGCGAGAGTTCGCCCTCAAGGTTGATCACCCCGATCCGCACCGCGACACGCGGCTGGTGCGCAAGCTCGCTAGCGGAAACTACTTGGTCGCACAGGAAGGGGACGGCGCGATCCGGGAGTACGACGGCGAAGGCAAGGTCGTTTGGGACTACGCCGTGCCGCTGTTTGGGAAGAAGCCGCGTGGCGGTCACGGCGCCGCGGCGTGGGGCAACGCCGTGTTCGCCGCCGAGCGACTCCCCAGCGGCAACACGCTCATCGCGACCGGCAACGGGCACAGCATTATCGAGGTGACGCCGCAGAAGGAGATCGTCTGGCGCCTGAAGCAGAACGACCTGCCGGGCGTCACGCTCGCCTGGGTGACCACGTTGCAGCCGCTTGCGAACGGCAACGTCATCGTCGGCAACTGCCACGCCGGCCCCGACAACCCGCAGATTCTCGAGGTCACGCGCGACAAACGAGTGGTTTGGCAATACAAGGACTTCGAGCGCTTCGGCGATGCGTTGTCGAACTCCGTTGTCGTTGTCTCGAAGGTCGATTAAGGCGGAGAACGAGCCGCACGCCCCTCTGCCGGGTTATCCTTGCGGAATTGCTTCGACTTCTCCAAACAAATCCGCTAAGACAAGAACAAATCACCCGCGACGAAGACTCCTTTGATCAAGCCACGGCCCGTCGCCGCCGGCGTCACAACGACGCCAGCGGCGGAGTCCCCCTCACGCTGTCGCCAAGGAGTTTCGCATGCCCCTCGTCCTCGATCGCACCGCGTCGCGGCGCAGCGTTTTTGATTCGGAGTCGGTCCGGCCGAGCTCACTCCGCCAGGACGACCCGCAATGGCAATCGCCCCGGCAAGAGCTCGATACGTTCGGCGCGTGGGCCAGTGAACCAATCTGGGCGCCGCCGCTAGACTCGGCCGAGACGCTCGCCGACGAGATGGTGAAGCTATCGAAGCCCTTCACCTCGATGGAGAAGCGCTGGGAGGCGGTGGTTCGCAAGCACAAGAACGAGTTCACCCAGGTCCGTGAAATCGATCTGCCGCGGGCCTCGATCCGGCTGCCGCAGGGCAAGTTCTTTGTCGCCGTCACCGAGCAGAAGAACTTCGACAAGATCACCGACACGATCCCCGATTCGGTGCAGACGCGGCTCGACGAGTTCCTCTATGAACATGGCGATAAGCCCGGTTTGCGGGTCTCGTACCTGAAGCCGCTGTGCGTCGAGGTGGGCGACGACTTGATCCTCACCTCGCGCGAGGACCTGATGGCGGTTGTCTCCAAGGTCCAGAACGAGATCTTCGCCGAGTACAAGCGCCGCGCTCCGTTCCGTCGGACGCAGGACGTGTTGAGGATCGCCGCCAACTATACGCTGGCGGCGCCGCGTTATCTGATGAACTTCTATGTCCGCCAACGGCAGCAAGCGATCGCGGCGTTCCAAGCGCGGCTAGAGTTCGAGCGCCGCAAGACGGCGATGGACGCCGTCAACATGCACCGCCGCTGCCGCACCAACGGCTGCACGTTCGACGAGATGCTCGCACTCACCAACCCGGTGCAGCAGGCCCGGGTCATCGAGAAGTACAGCATCGACAAGAAACTGTCGCAGGCGAAGCGCGACCAGCTGCTGCTGCTCGCCGCCGGATCGTCCCCGTGGTGGGCGACGCTCGCGATGGGCGCCTGGCACGCCTACAACCTCTACCAGTGGGGCATCGCCATTACGCCCGCAGTGGCGGCGTGCGACCCGGCGTTTGTGGCCGAGTTCCCCAGCCAACCCGGCGTGCTACACAAGATCGCCCATTTCGACGAGGTGGGCGGCGTGATGCACATCGAGCTGTAGGGCTTCGGACCCCTCTAGTACGTTGCACTCGATGAGCCCTCGGGAACTAGCCGTAGTTCCATGGAAAAGTTCACTAGTTTTTCATCGCCAATCCGCACGACGTTCTCACGCAGCGTCACAAACCTCATTGCCTCGAAGAGCGGCCTCGCACAGAGCGACGCCTCGACGTACACCAGCGGAAGCCCCTTCGCGACACAAGTCTCTATAGCACGTCGCACTAGAGCGCTAGCGATTCCGCGACGGCCGTGAGCTGGGTGCACGAAGAGGCAGTCGATGTGGCCATCGGGATCGAGTTCGAGAAAGCCAGCGACTTGGCCATCGACGACGTAGACCAGCGGTTGCTTTGTATCGCAACGCTGCCGCCAATGCTCCGGGTTCGGCTTGCGACCGGACCACGCCTCGCACTGCCGTGTCGTGTAACGCTGCGATGCAATCTCATGTATCGCGCGGGTAAAGACCTCGGCGATCGCCTCGTGGTCGCCGGGCTGGTAGGGCCGGATCATCAGAGTATCGCGGAACGTCTACGTGCTAAGGATGGTAAACCACCGCCGGCAGTACGATCACGGGAAGGTTGCTGTTCTTGGCGAAGGCCGCCGCCTTCGCTTCGGCTTCGGTCTGGCTCTCGCAGAACTGCTCGATCGTGATCGGCTTGCCGTCTTGGACGTAGACAAAGCCCTCTTGCTGCTTGACGGTGTCGCTCATTGCGGGACCTCCTGCTTGTGTTCCTGTGGGGACTTCCTCTCGCCTGACAGCGGCTCGACTCTCCAACGATACGCGGCCGACTCGCCCGGCGCCATGACCGTCAGGCGGCGATTCGCTAGGCTGTTCGGTGACGCCCCTTCCCGCCATCGACGCGTCCTCAACGCGTCTCCGACCGATGTCCACGCCGCCCGACAACCCCGCCGGCCCGCCGCCGCCAACGCCGTCCTACTCAGACGACTCGCGGGACGCACTGATTGATGCGATCCGCTCGGCGCCAGCGCGGTTGCAGGCGGCGGTCGCGGGGCTATCCGACGTGCAGCTAGACCAGCGCTACAAGAACTGGACGATCCGCCAGATCGTCCATCACCTCGCCGACAGCCACGCCCACATCTACATCCGCTTCAAGTGGACGCTCACCGAAGCGACGCCGACGATCAAGGCCTACGAAGAAGCCGACTGGGTCGAGCTCACCGACTCGAAACTCGGTGACACGGCGCCGGCGCTCGCGCTGCTGGAGGCGTTGCACGCCAAGTGGACGCAGCTCATGGAGACGATGGGCGAAGCCGACTTCGCCCGGGAGTTCCATCACCCGCAGTCGGGCAAGAACGTTAGCCTCTGGACGACGCTGAACTACTATCCTTGGCACGCGAAGCACCATACAGCGCAGGTCCAATGGCTACGTGATCAGCACGGTTGGTAAACCGATTCGTAGTGTCCGCTGAACGGACCGCACTATTGACTCTGCGTGTGGCTGACTCGGCTGTGTGGCGAGGGTTCTGCACAGCTAATCCTACCAACTCTTATAGCGTACTTCATATTGCCGTAGCGTCTCGCGCGGAGACG from Botrimarina mediterranea encodes:
- a CDS encoding class I SAM-dependent methyltransferase codes for the protein MKVRDSGMPEETYWESLFDIPAILAWMNLDHRHSVAELGCGFGTFTIPIAKAIDGVVHAFDIDPVMLARTSERAASLRVECRERDVLADGFGVRADRVLLFNILHCDHPVRLLRLAAEALNLEGQIHVIHWQHRDTPRGPDLSIRPAPQQVIEWASEAGLSPVEEARELPPWHYGIKLRNRPISFSVETP
- a CDS encoding beta-propeller domain-containing protein yields the protein MRHRSIVSIRLAALLLFLLSPATHAEPPAAPGRRLLAADYSTRRIAIIDVDGGVEWEYPIESIHDLQRLPNGHVLFQTTWTRIVEVDPLSGDVVWEYDAAEANGNRGKRVEVHSFQRLPNGDTMIAESGPGRIIEVNAAGELQREFALKVDHPDPHRDTRLVRKLASGNYLVAQEGDGAIREYDGEGKVVWDYAVPLFGKKPRGGHGAAAWGNAVFAAERLPSGNTLIATGNGHSIIEVTPQKEIVWRLKQNDLPGVTLAWVTTLQPLANGNVIVGNCHAGPDNPQILEVTRDKRVVWQYKDFERFGDALSNSVVVVSKVD
- a CDS encoding GNAT family N-acetyltransferase: MIRPYQPGDHEAIAEVFTRAIHEIASQRYTTRQCEAWSGRKPNPEHWRQRCDTKQPLVYVVDGQVAGFLELDPDGHIDCLFVHPAHGRRGIASALVRRAIETCVAKGLPLVYVEASLCARPLFEAMRFVTLRENVVRIGDEKLVNFSMELRLVPEGSSSATY
- a CDS encoding YfiT family bacillithiol transferase; this translates as MSTPPDNPAGPPPPTPSYSDDSRDALIDAIRSAPARLQAAVAGLSDVQLDQRYKNWTIRQIVHHLADSHAHIYIRFKWTLTEATPTIKAYEEADWVELTDSKLGDTAPALALLEALHAKWTQLMETMGEADFAREFHHPQSGKNVSLWTTLNYYPWHAKHHTAQVQWLRDQHGW